The Clostridium sporogenes genome contains a region encoding:
- a CDS encoding acyltransferase, giving the protein MEMNYISPRSKLGNNVQVGRFAVIEDDVVIGENCIIGHNVIIHKGTVIGDNVRVDDNTVIGKEPMRSVNSIFKDDKKFEPCKISDECLIGAGVIVYIGSKIANKTLVADLAVIREDVTIGERTIIGKGATIENFCKVGSNCKIQTNVYLTAYSEVEDYAFIAPCVVTSNDNYAARSKERFGKFKGVTVKKGGRIGAGAVILPGKTIHEDGFVAAGSLVTRDVEKAKIVAGTPAKIFKDVPQEQLLENQ; this is encoded by the coding sequence ATGGAAATGAATTATATATCACCAAGATCTAAATTAGGTAATAACGTTCAAGTTGGAAGATTTGCTGTTATAGAAGATGATGTAGTTATAGGGGAAAATTGTATTATAGGTCATAATGTAATTATACATAAAGGAACAGTAATAGGTGATAACGTAAGAGTAGATGATAACACTGTAATAGGAAAAGAACCTATGAGATCGGTAAATAGCATATTTAAAGATGATAAAAAATTTGAACCATGTAAAATTAGTGATGAATGTTTAATAGGGGCAGGAGTAATAGTATATATAGGTTCTAAAATAGCTAATAAAACTTTAGTAGCTGACTTAGCCGTTATAAGAGAAGATGTAACTATAGGAGAAAGAACAATAATAGGAAAAGGTGCAACTATAGAAAACTTTTGTAAAGTAGGCTCAAATTGCAAAATTCAAACTAATGTATATTTAACAGCATATTCAGAGGTTGAAGACTATGCTTTCATAGCTCCTTGTGTAGTAACATCTAATGATAACTATGCTGCGCGTTCAAAAGAAAGATTCGGAAAATTTAAAGGTGTTACAGTTAAAAAGGGTGGAAGAATAGGGGCAGGTGCAGTTATATTGCCAGGGAAAACAATACATGAAGATGGTTTTGTAGCAGCAGGAAGTTTGGTAACTAGGGATGTAGAAAAGGCTAAAATAGTTGCAGGCACTCCAGCAAAAATATTTAAGGATGTCCCACAAGAACAATTATTAGAAAACCAATAG
- a CDS encoding Gfo/Idh/MocA family protein, with product MKKLKFAIIGCGRISYKHVEAIINNKEEAELVAVCDVLEEKAIEKKNDYISKINGKVNVNLYTDYKEMLEKEEIDVVTIATESGYHPEIAINCMDKKKHIICEKPMALSVDDADRMIESSKKNNVKLCVSHQNRFNAPIQQLRKAVEANRFGRLVNGTARILWNRNMGYYHQAPWRGTWELDGGTLMNQCIHNIDLLQWMMGGEIDTVYAQCDTFLRDIEAEDFGAIVIRFKNGAIGIVEGSACVYPKNLEETLSIFGEKGTACIGGLAVNKIETWKFEDGTENEEEDILKAQEGDPDSVYGFGHTPLFKDTIDAIKEDRAPLVSGEEGKKGMAIILAAYKSRLTGMPVKFPFNNFSTMDMVNVQNINK from the coding sequence ATGAAAAAACTTAAATTTGCTATTATTGGCTGTGGAAGAATTTCTTATAAACATGTAGAAGCTATAATAAATAATAAAGAAGAAGCTGAATTGGTAGCAGTTTGTGATGTTCTTGAAGAAAAAGCTATAGAGAAGAAAAATGATTATATATCAAAAATAAATGGAAAAGTTAATGTAAATTTATATACAGATTATAAAGAAATGCTAGAGAAAGAGGAAATAGATGTAGTTACTATAGCTACAGAAAGTGGATATCATCCAGAAATAGCTATAAATTGCATGGATAAGAAAAAGCATATAATATGTGAAAAACCTATGGCATTATCTGTAGATGATGCAGATAGAATGATAGAATCATCAAAGAAAAATAATGTTAAACTTTGTGTAAGTCATCAAAATAGATTTAATGCACCAATACAACAATTAAGAAAAGCAGTAGAAGCTAATAGATTTGGAAGATTAGTAAATGGTACTGCAAGAATACTATGGAATAGAAATATGGGATACTATCATCAAGCTCCATGGAGAGGAACTTGGGAACTTGATGGTGGTACCTTAATGAACCAATGTATACACAACATAGATTTACTTCAATGGATGATGGGTGGAGAAATTGATACAGTTTATGCTCAATGTGATACTTTCTTAAGAGATATAGAAGCAGAGGATTTTGGAGCTATAGTAATAAGATTTAAAAATGGAGCTATAGGAATAGTTGAAGGAAGTGCTTGTGTATATCCTAAAAACTTAGAAGAAACATTGAGTATATTTGGAGAAAAAGGTACAGCTTGTATAGGTGGACTTGCGGTTAATAAAATAGAAACTTGGAAATTTGAAGATGGAACTGAAAATGAAGAGGAAGATATATTAAAAGCACAAGAGGGAGACCCAGATTCAGTATATGGTTTTGGACATACTCCATTATTTAAAGATACAATAGATGCTATAAAAGAAGATAGAGCACCTCTAGTAAGTGGAGAAGAAGGTAAAAAAGGTATGGCAATAATATTAGCTGCTTATAAATCAAGACTTACAGGCATGCCAGTTAAATTCCCATTTAATAATTTTTCAACAATGGATATGGTAAATGTACAAAATATAAATAAATAA
- a CDS encoding nucleotide sugar dehydrogenase: MSQLKKDLMTKLENKTAKLGVVGLGYVGLPLAVEKAKAGFEVIGFDVQDKKVELVNEGKNYIGDIVDNELADLVKEGKLKATTDFSFVSEVDAVAICVPTPLDLYKQPDISYVVNSTKSIAKYIHRGMLIVLESTTYPGTTEEVLKPILEETGFKCGEDFFLGFSPERVDPGNKQFKTKNTPKVVGGCTEECTEVAAMLYRSVLEGEVYVVSSPAVAEMEKILENTFRNINIGLANEMAILCKKMNIDVFEVIDAAKTKPYGFMAFYPGPGLGGHCIPLDPFYLEWKAKEYDFHTRLIEVSGEINDRMPEFVVENAMKLLNEDKKAMNGSNVLLLGSAYKNDIDDMRESPALKVIEHLEKNGANVQVNDPYIPEFNHKGKLYKSVDLEKGLEEADIVIITTNHSCYDYEHIVEKAKILYDTRNATKDVKNNREKIHKL, translated from the coding sequence ATGTCACAATTAAAAAAGGATTTAATGACTAAATTAGAAAATAAAACAGCTAAATTAGGTGTGGTAGGATTAGGTTATGTAGGACTTCCCCTAGCTGTAGAAAAAGCTAAAGCTGGATTTGAAGTTATAGGTTTTGATGTTCAAGATAAAAAAGTAGAATTAGTTAATGAAGGTAAAAACTATATAGGAGATATAGTTGATAATGAATTAGCTGACTTAGTTAAAGAAGGAAAATTAAAAGCAACTACAGATTTTTCTTTTGTAAGTGAAGTAGACGCTGTTGCTATATGTGTACCAACACCATTGGATTTATACAAACAACCAGATATATCTTATGTAGTTAATTCAACTAAGAGTATTGCAAAATATATTCATAGAGGTATGCTTATAGTTCTTGAAAGTACCACATATCCAGGAACAACAGAAGAAGTATTAAAACCAATACTTGAAGAGACTGGTTTCAAATGTGGAGAAGATTTCTTTTTAGGATTTTCACCAGAAAGAGTAGATCCAGGTAACAAGCAATTTAAAACTAAAAACACACCTAAGGTTGTAGGTGGTTGTACAGAAGAATGTACAGAAGTGGCTGCTATGCTTTATAGAAGCGTTTTAGAAGGAGAAGTATATGTAGTATCTTCACCAGCAGTAGCTGAAATGGAAAAAATACTGGAAAATACATTTAGAAATATAAATATAGGCTTAGCTAATGAAATGGCTATATTATGTAAAAAAATGAATATAGATGTATTTGAAGTTATAGATGCAGCTAAAACAAAACCTTATGGATTTATGGCATTCTATCCAGGTCCAGGCCTTGGTGGACATTGTATACCATTAGATCCTTTCTACTTAGAATGGAAAGCTAAAGAATATGACTTCCACACAAGATTAATAGAAGTATCAGGAGAAATCAATGATCGTATGCCAGAATTTGTAGTAGAAAATGCTATGAAATTATTAAATGAAGATAAAAAAGCTATGAATGGATCAAATGTTCTATTACTTGGATCTGCTTACAAAAATGATATAGATGATATGAGAGAATCTCCAGCATTAAAAGTAATAGAGCATTTAGAGAAAAATGGAGCTAATGTACAGGTTAACGATCCATATATACCTGAATTTAACCATAAAGGTAAATTATATAAATCAGTAGATTTAGAAAAAGGATTAGAGGAAGCTGATATCGTAATTATAACTACAAATCATAGTTGTTATGATTATGAACATATAGTAGAAAAAGCTAAAATTTTATATGATACAAGAAACGCTACAAAAGATGTGAAAAATAATAGAGAAAAAATACACAAACTATAA
- a CDS encoding polysaccharide biosynthesis protein, which produces MRKDRKLILYDILLIILSLYLAILLRFDFGMASMASEFKKYMVFFKLSVIPVIIITLFFNKIFNLYSSIWKYASVEELMSIIYSVSISNIIFIVYSYFINYKVLESNYFRFPFTVHIIFWILSIVSLGGTRFIYRVIEDKECNKDKCNCNSKEKKLLIIGAGDAAALIIKEIKRNKELNYSIIGLIDDDIEKLGKRINGIPVLGGRESIIKISKNKKIDEIILAIPSAASSTKSEIVSICKETSCKLKTLPSMDKVIQGKFNMSKLRDVSIEDLLGREEVKLDDSGINRYIKDKVVLVTGGGGSIGSELCRQIVKFSPKKLLILDIYENNAYDVQMELNYKYPDLDKAVIIASIRDEKRLKDIFSLYKPDVVFHAAAHKHVPLMEENPAESIKNNVIGTYNLIKCAHEFGIERFVQISTDKAVNPTNIMGATKRFCEIMIQAFDKISKTEFVAVRFGNVLGSNGSVIPLFKKQISHGGPVTVTHPEINRYFMTIPEAAQLVIQAGAMAKGGEIFVLDMGKPVKIVDLAKDLITLSGYKPGEDIKIEYTGLRPGEKLYEELLMDEIALTSTGHNKIFVEKPMENNIDFVEKSIEEFKKVVYNDKEEIFKLIEKKVPTYIRKK; this is translated from the coding sequence ATGAGAAAAGATAGGAAATTGATTCTTTATGATATATTATTAATAATTTTATCATTATATTTAGCAATTCTACTGAGATTTGATTTTGGTATGGCTTCTATGGCTTCGGAATTTAAAAAATATATGGTATTTTTTAAATTATCAGTGATTCCAGTTATAATAATAACTTTATTTTTTAATAAAATATTTAATCTCTATAGTAGTATATGGAAATATGCTTCTGTAGAAGAGCTTATGTCTATAATTTATTCAGTTTCTATATCTAACATTATATTTATAGTTTATAGTTATTTTATTAATTATAAAGTTTTAGAAAGTAATTATTTTAGATTCCCATTTACTGTACATATAATATTTTGGATTTTATCCATAGTATCTTTAGGTGGTACAAGGTTTATATATAGAGTTATAGAGGATAAAGAATGTAATAAGGATAAGTGTAATTGTAATTCTAAAGAAAAGAAGTTGCTTATAATAGGAGCTGGAGATGCAGCTGCTCTTATTATAAAGGAAATAAAAAGAAATAAAGAATTAAATTATAGTATAATAGGTCTTATAGATGATGACATAGAGAAGTTAGGAAAGAGAATAAATGGTATACCTGTTTTAGGGGGAAGAGAAAGTATTATAAAGATATCTAAAAATAAAAAAATAGATGAAATAATATTAGCTATACCTTCGGCAGCATCTTCAACAAAAAGTGAAATAGTATCTATATGTAAAGAAACTAGTTGTAAATTAAAAACTTTACCAAGCATGGATAAAGTAATACAGGGTAAATTTAATATGAGCAAGTTAAGAGATGTAAGTATTGAAGATTTGCTTGGGAGAGAGGAAGTTAAACTAGATGATAGTGGAATAAATAGATATATAAAGGATAAAGTAGTTTTAGTTACTGGTGGAGGAGGGTCTATAGGTTCAGAGCTTTGTAGACAAATAGTTAAATTTTCACCTAAGAAACTTTTAATATTAGATATATATGAAAACAATGCCTATGATGTTCAAATGGAATTAAATTATAAATATCCAGATCTAGATAAAGCTGTTATAATAGCTTCCATAAGGGATGAAAAGAGATTAAAAGATATATTTTCATTATATAAACCAGATGTAGTTTTTCATGCAGCAGCTCATAAGCATGTGCCATTAATGGAAGAAAACCCAGCAGAATCCATTAAAAACAATGTAATAGGTACCTATAATTTAATAAAATGTGCTCATGAATTTGGGATTGAGCGTTTTGTACAAATAAGTACAGATAAAGCTGTTAATCCAACTAATATAATGGGAGCTACAAAAAGATTTTGTGAAATAATGATTCAAGCTTTTGATAAAATAAGTAAAACTGAATTTGTAGCTGTTAGATTTGGAAATGTTTTAGGAAGTAATGGATCTGTTATTCCATTATTTAAAAAACAAATATCTCATGGAGGACCTGTCACTGTAACCCATCCAGAAATAAATAGATATTTTATGACTATACCAGAAGCAGCTCAATTAGTTATACAAGCAGGAGCTATGGCAAAGGGTGGAGAAATATTTGTTTTGGATATGGGAAAACCAGTTAAAATTGTAGATTTAGCTAAAGATTTAATAACTTTATCTGGTTATAAGCCAGGAGAGGATATTAAAATTGAGTATACAGGATTAAGACCTGGGGAAAAATTATATGAAGAATTATTGATGGATGAAATAGCTTTAACATCAACAGGACATAATAAAATATTTGTAGAAAAACCTATGGAAAATAATATAGACTTTGTAGAAAAATCCATAGAAGAATTTAAAAAAGTTGTTTATAATGATAAAGAAGAAATATTTAAATTAATAGAAAAGAAAGTTCCAACATATATAAGAAAAAAATAA
- a CDS encoding N-acetylmuramoyl-L-alanine amidase, with product MNIRKIFLLKERRGNMDIRKIKNVAKNFTLLLLISVIVTFVPLFKVHASSTTAIMGQSQLTQEQALNYFKTRNSEKSDQATKEFISIVWQEANLEGIRADVVFVQIMKETNFLKFTGDVKECQNNFAGIGATGGGVAGASFKDTRTGVRAVVQHLKAYCNTETLKNSCVDPRFTYVQRGISPYIEWLGIGENPNYPDKGWAADNNYGKSIVAMMNSAKYLSSSGESQENVIISDKATIDTLEVSLNGNKVVNNQLQLGQTYKIKAYGNSSNGILYEYWIKDLSKNVWTKIRDYSTSSEISWKANKSGKYLIGVHVKDRYSKERLDNHKYEEYNVASPKKATIDTLEVSLNGNKVVNNQLQLGQTYKIKAYGNSSNGILYEYWIKDLSKNVWTKIRDYSTSSEISWTSNKSGKYLIGVHVKDRYSKERLDNHKYEEYNVASPKKATIDTLEVSLNGNKVVNNQLQLGQTYKIKAYGNSSNGILYEYWIKDLSKNVWTKIRDYSTSSEISWTSNKSGKYLIGVHVKDRYSKERLDNHKYEEYNVASPKKATIDTLEVSLNGNKVVNNQLQLGQTYKIKAYGNSSNGILYEYWIKDLSKNVWTKIRDYSTSSEISWTSNKSGKYLIGVHVKDRYSEERLDNHKYEEYSVVAPKKATIDTLEVSLNGNKIVNHDLQSGEVYKIKAYGNSSNGVLYEYWIKDLSKNLWTKIRDYSTSSEISWTPNKSGKYLIGVHVKDKYSNERLDNHKYEEYNVRLSKKAVISNLEVSLNGNKVANNELQVGKSYNIKAYAESLNSVLYEYWIKDLSKNVWTKIRDYSSSNTATWTPNKSGKYLIGVHVKDKYSNERLDNHKYVEYVVKGGLMKTIVLDAGHGGRDSGAVSSQATGKLYEANIVQKITIKLGNLLKAQGYNVIYTREHIDLYNYPSVTQNLEDRINVANSRKADLFMSIHADSFDVSSANGYSAHYSSYRPKLDNSGIYEEDDITYDRTPCDAALKSKVLSQLIVNEMSSLGGSNRGISDHNLYVTKNALMPSVLVETGFVSNDTEVRKLNSDSYQNQIAQKLYNAVTKLFSI from the coding sequence ATGAATATAAGAAAAATATTTTTATTAAAAGAAAGGAGGGGAAATATGGATATAAGAAAAATTAAAAATGTAGCTAAAAATTTTACATTACTACTTTTAATAAGCGTTATTGTAACTTTTGTACCTTTATTTAAAGTACATGCTAGTAGCACTACAGCTATAATGGGACAATCTCAATTAACGCAGGAACAAGCATTAAATTATTTTAAGACTAGAAACAGTGAAAAAAGTGATCAAGCTACAAAGGAGTTTATTTCTATAGTTTGGCAGGAAGCTAATTTAGAAGGAATAAGAGCTGATGTAGTTTTTGTACAAATAATGAAGGAAACAAATTTCTTGAAATTCACAGGAGATGTAAAAGAATGTCAAAATAATTTTGCAGGTATTGGTGCTACAGGCGGTGGTGTAGCAGGTGCTTCCTTTAAAGATACAAGGACAGGAGTAAGAGCCGTTGTTCAACATTTAAAAGCTTATTGTAATACTGAGACATTAAAAAATTCTTGTGTAGATCCACGATTTACATATGTTCAAAGAGGAATAAGTCCCTATATTGAGTGGTTAGGTATAGGAGAAAATCCTAATTATCCAGACAAAGGATGGGCTGCAGATAACAACTATGGTAAAAGTATAGTAGCTATGATGAACAGTGCAAAATATTTATCAAGTTCTGGTGAATCACAAGAAAATGTAATTATTTCAGATAAGGCAACCATTGATACTTTAGAAGTAAGTCTAAATGGAAATAAAGTAGTAAATAATCAATTGCAATTAGGGCAAACATACAAAATAAAAGCTTATGGAAATAGTTCAAATGGTATATTGTACGAATATTGGATAAAAGATTTGTCAAAGAATGTATGGACAAAGATAAGAGATTATAGTACAAGTAGTGAAATTTCATGGAAAGCAAATAAATCTGGGAAATATTTAATAGGAGTACATGTAAAGGATAGATATAGCAAAGAAAGATTAGATAATCATAAGTATGAAGAGTATAATGTAGCATCTCCTAAAAAGGCAACCATTGATACTTTAGAAGTAAGTTTAAATGGAAATAAAGTAGTAAATAATCAATTGCAATTAGGGCAAACATACAAAATAAAAGCTTATGGAAATAGTTCAAATGGTATATTGTACGAATATTGGATAAAAGATTTGTCAAAGAATGTATGGACAAAAATAAGAGATTATAGTACAAGTAGTGAGATTTCATGGACATCAAATAAATCTGGGAAATATTTAATAGGAGTACATGTAAAGGATAGATATAGCAAAGAAAGATTAGATAATCATAAGTATGAAGAGTATAATGTAGCATCTCCTAAAAAGGCAACCATTGATACTTTAGAAGTAAGTTTAAATGGAAATAAAGTAGTAAATAATCAATTACAATTAGGGCAAACATACAAAATAAAAGCTTATGGGAATAGTTCAAATGGTATATTGTACGAATATTGGATAAAAGATTTGTCAAAGAATGTATGGACAAAAATAAGAGATTATAGTACAAGTAGTGAGATTTCATGGACATCAAATAAATCTGGGAAATATTTAATAGGAGTACATGTAAAGGATAGATATAGCAAAGAAAGATTAGATAATCATAAGTATGAAGAGTATAATGTAGCATCTCCTAAAAAGGCAACCATTGATACTTTAGAAGTAAGTTTAAATGGAAATAAAGTAGTAAATAATCAATTACAATTAGGGCAAACATACAAAATAAAAGCTTATGGGAATAGTTCAAATGGTATATTGTACGAATATTGGATAAAAGATTTGTCAAAGAATGTATGGACAAAAATAAGAGATTATAGTACAAGTAGTGAGATTTCATGGACATCAAATAAATCTGGGAAATATTTAATAGGAGTACATGTAAAGGATAGATATAGCGAAGAAAGATTAGATAATCATAAATATGAAGAGTATAGCGTAGTAGCTCCTAAAAAGGCAACCATTGATACTTTAGAAGTAAGCTTAAATGGCAATAAAATAGTAAATCATGATTTGCAATCAGGGGAAGTATATAAAATTAAAGCCTATGGAAATAGTTCAAATGGCGTACTGTACGAATATTGGATAAAAGATTTATCAAAGAATCTATGGACAAAAATAAGAGATTATAGTACAAGTAGTGAGATTTCATGGACACCAAATAAATCTGGAAAATATTTAATAGGAGTGCATGTAAAGGATAAATACAGTAATGAAAGATTAGATAATCATAAATATGAAGAATATAATGTAAGATTATCTAAAAAGGCTGTTATTAGTAACTTAGAAGTGAGTTTAAATGGAAATAAGGTAGCAAATAATGAATTGCAGGTAGGAAAATCATATAATATAAAAGCTTATGCAGAAAGCCTTAACAGTGTATTATATGAGTATTGGATAAAAGATTTATCAAAAAATGTATGGACAAAGATAAGAGATTATAGTTCTAGTAATACAGCTACATGGACACCAAATAAATCTGGAAAATATTTAATAGGAGTACATGTAAAGGATAAATATAGTAATGAAAGATTAGATAATCATAAATATGTAGAATATGTTGTTAAAGGTGGTTTGATGAAGACTATAGTTTTAGATGCAGGTCATGGAGGCAGAGATTCAGGAGCAGTGTCATCTCAAGCTACTGGAAAATTATATGAAGCAAATATAGTACAGAAGATTACTATAAAGTTAGGAAATCTCCTTAAGGCGCAAGGATATAATGTTATCTATACTAGAGAGCATATAGATCTTTATAATTATCCTTCAGTAACACAAAATTTAGAAGATAGAATAAATGTAGCTAATAGTAGAAAAGCTGATTTATTTATGAGTATACATGCTGATTCTTTTGATGTATCATCAGCTAATGGATATAGTGCTCATTATAGTAGTTATAGACCTAAACTAGATAATTCAGGAATATATGAGGAAGATGATATAACTTATGATAGAACTCCTTGTGATGCAGCATTAAAGAGTAAAGTGTTATCACAACTTATAGTAAATGAGATGTCTTCTTTAGGAGGATCAAATAGAGGGATAAGTGATCACAATTTATATGTTACAAAAAATGCTCTAATGCCTTCTGTTCTTGTAGAAACTGGATTTGTTTCTAATGATACAGAAGTTAGAAAGTTAAATAGTGACTCTTATCAAAATCAAATAGCTCAAAAACTTTACAATGCAGTAACAAAATTATTTAGTATATAG